In Streptomyces ambofaciens ATCC 23877, a single genomic region encodes these proteins:
- a CDS encoding endonuclease/exonuclease/phosphatase family protein has product MRWTRARGGTVWTRGRVPAAGAVVTAALLLFHGAVPNAVLGLGSLLESFLPWLGLAGVVLLLVALLRRSALALVAVLLPAAAWTHLFGPLLLPAPEPDAADLVVVQHNVSDENSDPSGTARALAGAGPDLIALQELVSPALGVYTETLAAEYPYRAVRGTVGLWSKHPLADVRPLDIRPRGITREWNRGLRTVVRTPRAEVAVYVAHLPSVRVGAGGLAASRRDESAGLLGDAVAAERLSRVVLLGDLNGTVDDRALKPLTSRLDVAERGVALSFPAVFPLARIDQVMARSATVGHVRTLPATGSDHLPVVARVRLH; this is encoded by the coding sequence GTGCGGTGGACGCGGGCGAGGGGCGGAACGGTCTGGACGCGGGGGCGCGTACCCGCCGCAGGGGCGGTGGTGACCGCGGCCCTGCTGCTGTTCCACGGGGCGGTTCCCAACGCGGTGCTGGGACTGGGCAGCCTGCTGGAGTCGTTCCTGCCGTGGCTCGGCCTGGCGGGCGTGGTACTGCTCCTCGTCGCGCTGCTGCGCCGTTCCGCTCTCGCACTGGTCGCCGTGCTGCTCCCCGCGGCGGCCTGGACCCACCTCTTCGGCCCCCTGCTCCTGCCCGCGCCGGAGCCGGACGCCGCCGACCTGGTCGTGGTGCAGCACAACGTCAGCGACGAGAACTCCGACCCCTCGGGCACGGCCCGCGCCCTGGCCGGGGCCGGGCCCGACCTCATCGCCCTCCAGGAGCTGGTCTCCCCCGCCCTCGGCGTCTACACCGAGACCCTCGCCGCGGAGTACCCGTACCGGGCGGTGCGGGGCACGGTGGGCCTGTGGTCGAAGCATCCGCTCGCCGATGTCCGGCCCCTCGACATCAGGCCGCGTGGCATCACGCGGGAGTGGAACCGCGGGCTGCGCACGGTGGTCCGCACGCCGCGTGCCGAGGTCGCCGTGTACGTCGCGCATCTGCCCTCCGTCCGCGTCGGGGCCGGTGGCCTCGCCGCGTCCCGGCGCGACGAGAGCGCCGGTCTGCTGGGCGACGCCGTCGCGGCCGAGAGGCTGAGCAGGGTGGTCCTGCTGGGCGATCTCAACGGCACGGTGGACGACCGCGCGCTGAAGCCGCTGACCTCACGACTGGACGTGGCCGAGCGGGGTGTCGCCCTCAGTTTCCCGGCCGTCTTCCCGCTGGCCCGGATCGATCAGGTCATGGCCCGTTCGGCGACCGTCGGCCACGTCCGGACGCTGCCCGCCACCGGCAGCGATCACCTTCCGGTGGTCGCCCGCGTCAGGCTCCACTGA
- a CDS encoding sugar kinase, with amino-acid sequence MTADVLTFGETMLSLQTEGPLTTGSPARTAVAGAESNVAVGLARLGHRVSWAGRLGADEPARLVLRTLRGEGVDVRHATTDPEAPTGALMRERLAGDVTRVHYWRAGSAASRQRPEHLTAALAEGARILHVTGITCALGPGPLATVAEAVEYGREHGWTVVLDVNHRARLWEAEEAARVLRRLRGCVDILIASDDELPLIAGDDGADETARVTELLAAGAREVVVKRGGDGADVYGADGRHLHQPAHRVPVVDTVGAGDAFCAGYLSGLLDGLAPADRLRRAATTGAFAVAARGDWEGLPHRDELALLNAPAGSALR; translated from the coding sequence ATGACGGCCGACGTCCTGACCTTCGGCGAGACGATGCTGTCCCTCCAGACCGAGGGCCCGCTGACCACCGGGAGCCCGGCCCGCACGGCGGTGGCCGGCGCCGAGTCCAACGTCGCCGTCGGGCTGGCCCGCCTGGGTCACCGCGTCTCCTGGGCCGGCCGGCTGGGCGCGGACGAACCGGCCCGCCTCGTCCTGCGGACCCTGCGCGGCGAAGGCGTCGACGTGCGGCACGCCACCACCGACCCCGAGGCCCCCACGGGCGCCCTGATGCGCGAACGGCTCGCGGGCGACGTGACGCGCGTGCACTACTGGCGCGCCGGATCGGCGGCCTCGCGCCAGCGGCCCGAGCACCTGACCGCCGCGCTGGCCGAGGGCGCGCGCATCCTGCACGTCACCGGCATCACCTGCGCCCTGGGCCCCGGCCCGCTCGCGACCGTGGCCGAAGCGGTCGAGTACGGGCGCGAGCACGGCTGGACGGTGGTGCTGGACGTCAACCACCGGGCACGCCTGTGGGAGGCGGAGGAAGCGGCGCGCGTCCTGCGCCGTCTGCGCGGGTGCGTCGACATCCTGATCGCCTCGGACGACGAACTCCCGCTGATCGCCGGGGACGACGGCGCGGACGAGACCGCGCGGGTGACGGAACTGCTCGCCGCCGGCGCCCGCGAGGTCGTCGTCAAACGGGGCGGCGACGGTGCCGACGTGTACGGTGCCGACGGCCGGCACCTCCACCAGCCCGCCCACCGCGTGCCGGTCGTCGACACGGTCGGTGCCGGGGACGCCTTCTGCGCCGGATACCTGTCGGGTCTCCTGGACGGCCTGGCACCGGCCGACCGTCTGCGGCGCGCGGCCACGACCGGCGCCTTCGCGGTCGCCGCCCGGGGCGACTGGGAGGGGCTGCCGCACCGCGACGAACTCGCCCTGCTCAACGCCCCGGCCGGCAGCGCCCTACGCTGA
- a CDS encoding FadR/GntR family transcriptional regulator — MASYSGRGVHGQVVHRLGARIVGGTFAEGEILDIGALGAELDVSLTVMREALKVLAGKGLTDARQKRGTYVRERAHWNLLDADVIRWRMETGDGAQLLRDLADVRSVVEPAAARRAALHRTDADLTALRTALDAMGRARSDSVAVTEADAAFHRALLAATGNELLGRMDLLLEPGLKERDRLVHAHGDADDPVPSHRAVLDAVRDRDPARAEAAMMALLAKSAEDTDHLTSASPNAVTASAPGPTASPTSRGSDRPAT; from the coding sequence ATGGCGTCCTACTCCGGCCGAGGCGTGCACGGGCAGGTCGTGCACCGGTTGGGCGCGCGCATCGTGGGGGGCACCTTCGCCGAGGGCGAGATCCTGGACATCGGCGCCCTCGGGGCGGAGCTGGACGTGAGCCTGACCGTCATGCGGGAGGCGCTGAAGGTCCTCGCCGGCAAGGGACTGACGGACGCGCGGCAGAAGCGCGGTACCTATGTCAGGGAGCGGGCCCACTGGAACCTCCTGGACGCCGACGTGATCCGCTGGCGGATGGAGACCGGGGACGGCGCCCAGCTGCTGCGCGACCTCGCCGACGTACGGTCCGTCGTCGAGCCCGCCGCGGCGCGTCGTGCCGCCCTGCACAGGACCGACGCCGACCTGACCGCCCTGCGAACCGCCCTCGACGCGATGGGGCGGGCCCGGTCGGACTCCGTCGCGGTCACCGAGGCGGACGCGGCCTTCCACCGGGCGCTGCTCGCCGCCACCGGCAACGAGCTGCTCGGCAGGATGGACCTGCTCCTGGAGCCCGGCCTCAAAGAACGCGACCGGCTGGTCCACGCGCACGGCGACGCCGACGACCCCGTGCCCAGTCACCGCGCGGTGCTCGACGCCGTCCGGGACCGGGACCCCGCTCGCGCGGAGGCCGCCATGATGGCCCTGCTCGCCAAGTCCGCCGAGGACACCGACCACCTCACCAGCGCCTCCCCCAACGCCGTGACCGCCTCCGCGCCCGGCCCGACCGCCTCCCCGACGTCCCGAGGGTCCGACCGGCCGGCCACCTGA
- a CDS encoding LacI family DNA-binding transcriptional regulator produces the protein MTRRLAQVAKKVGVSEATVSRVLNGKPGVSEATRQSVLSALDVLGYERPTQLRGERARLVGLVLPELQNPIFPAFAEVIGGALAQQGLTPVLCTQTKGGVSEADYVELLLQQQVSGVVFAGGLFAQADAPHDHYRLLAERNIPVVLINAAIADLDFPCIACDDAVAVEQSWRHLTSLGHERIGLVLGPGDHIPSRRKLAAAQETAQAMGAALPAEFVERTMFSLEGGQAAASRLLERGVTGIICASDPLALGAVRAARRRGLHVPRDVSVVGYDDSAFMTCTEPPLTTVRQPIEAMGRAAVDLLCAQIQGTEVPHGELLFEPELVVRGSTAQASAK, from the coding sequence GTGACGCGACGACTTGCTCAGGTGGCGAAGAAGGTTGGGGTCAGCGAGGCCACGGTCAGCCGGGTACTCAATGGCAAGCCCGGCGTGTCCGAGGCGACCCGGCAGTCCGTGCTGAGCGCGTTGGACGTCCTCGGGTACGAGCGGCCGACGCAGTTGCGCGGTGAGCGGGCGCGGCTGGTGGGGCTGGTGCTGCCCGAGTTGCAGAACCCGATCTTCCCCGCGTTCGCCGAGGTCATCGGGGGTGCGCTGGCCCAGCAGGGCCTGACGCCGGTGCTGTGCACCCAGACCAAGGGCGGCGTGTCCGAGGCCGACTACGTCGAGCTGCTGCTCCAGCAGCAGGTGTCGGGCGTCGTCTTCGCCGGCGGACTGTTCGCCCAGGCGGACGCCCCCCACGACCACTACCGGCTGCTCGCCGAACGCAACATCCCCGTGGTCCTGATCAACGCCGCCATCGCGGACCTCGACTTCCCCTGCATCGCCTGCGACGACGCCGTCGCCGTCGAGCAGTCCTGGCGCCACCTCACCTCCCTGGGCCACGAGCGCATCGGCCTGGTCCTCGGCCCCGGCGACCACATTCCCTCCCGCCGGAAGCTGGCCGCCGCCCAGGAGACGGCGCAGGCCATGGGCGCCGCGCTGCCCGCGGAGTTCGTCGAGCGCACGATGTTCTCCCTGGAGGGCGGGCAAGCGGCCGCCTCCCGCCTGCTGGAACGCGGCGTCACCGGCATCATCTGCGCCAGCGACCCCCTCGCCCTCGGCGCCGTCCGCGCCGCCCGCAGGCGCGGACTCCACGTACCCCGCGACGTCTCCGTCGTCGGCTACGACGACTCCGCCTTCATGACCTGCACCGAACCACCCCTCACCACCGTCCGCCAACCCATCGAAGCCATGGGACGCGCCGCCGTCGACCTCCTCTGCGCCCAGATCCAGGGCACCGAGGTCCCCCACGGCGAGCTGCTCTTCGAACCCGAACTCGTCGTCCGCGGCTCCACCGCCCAGGCATCCGCCAAGTAG